One window of Sphingobacteriales bacterium genomic DNA carries:
- a CDS encoding restriction endonuclease subunit S, translated as MNKLFNFSSLEGKIKIKHGFAFKGEYFASSGDYILLTPGNIYPDGGFKLDEPKEKYYNGEFPKSFLFEKGDLVTVMTDLTQEAIILGGAFIVPLSNKFLHNQRLGKIEIIDIDELDKKFLYYCFNFEFFRGQVRGSASGTTVKHTAPERIYKCKIPLPPLPTQQRIASILSAYDDLIEVNNQRIKLLEQTARELYKEWFVRMRFPGYKQAKFKKGVPENWKTIAISDMVDFKMGQSPKSEFYNEDGNGLPFHQGVGNYGLRFPEHKIFCSVNGRIANEGDVLFSVRAPVGRLNIADRKLIIGRGLAALRHKKGLNSYLFYLLQNEFSKEDLIGNGSIFNSVGKDELKKFKIFDVGDLAKKFNDIVEPIDKQLLVLIQQNTQLRQIRDRLLPRLISGKLEVSEL; from the coding sequence ATGAACAAACTATTCAATTTTTCAAGTTTAGAGGGAAAGATTAAAATTAAGCACGGGTTTGCTTTTAAAGGAGAATATTTTGCGTCAAGTGGTGATTACATACTTCTAACACCTGGTAATATTTATCCAGATGGAGGTTTTAAACTTGATGAGCCAAAAGAAAAATATTATAACGGTGAGTTCCCGAAATCATTTCTTTTTGAAAAAGGAGATTTAGTTACTGTAATGACTGACTTAACACAAGAGGCAATAATTCTTGGTGGTGCATTTATCGTTCCTTTATCAAATAAATTTCTTCATAATCAGCGTTTGGGGAAAATCGAGATAATAGACATTGATGAACTGGATAAAAAGTTTCTTTACTACTGTTTCAATTTTGAGTTTTTTAGAGGACAAGTAAGAGGCTCTGCATCAGGCACCACAGTAAAACATACAGCACCTGAACGAATTTATAAATGCAAAATCCCACTCCCCCCACTCCCCACCCAACAACGCATAGCGTCCATCCTTTCGGCTTATGATGATTTGATAGAAGTAAACAACCAACGCATCAAACTATTGGAGCAAACCGCCCGTGAACTTTACAAAGAATGGTTTGTAAGAATGCGTTTCCCGGGGTATAAGCAGGCGAAGTTTAAGAAGGGAGTGCCGGAGAATTGGAAGACAATTGCAATATCAGATATGGTGGATTTTAAAATGGGGCAATCTCCAAAATCTGAATTTTATAATGAAGATGGTAATGGATTGCCGTTTCATCAAGGTGTAGGAAATTACGGATTGCGTTTTCCTGAGCACAAAATCTTTTGTTCAGTAAATGGAAGAATTGCTAATGAAGGTGATGTTTTGTTTAGTGTTAGAGCACCAGTAGGAAGATTGAACATTGCAGACAGAAAATTAATCATCGGTCGTGGTTTAGCAGCATTAAGACATAAAAAGGGCTTGAACAGTTATTTATTCTATCTTTTGCAAAATGAATTTTCAAAAGAAGATTTAATCGGAAACGGTTCAATCTTCAATTCAGTTGGCAAGGATGAATTGAAAAAGTTCAAAATTTTTGATGTTGGAGATTTGGCTAAAAAATTCAATGATATTGTTGAGCCGATTGACAAACAATTATTAGTTCTCATTCAACAAAACACCCAACTCCGCCAAATCAGAGATAGGTTGTTGCCGAGGTTGATAAGTGGGAAGTTGGAGGTGTCTGAACTATGA
- a CDS encoding virulence RhuM family protein, which translates to MNEIIIYQTPDNQTQVEVQFEGETFWLNQYQLAELFQTDRSSILKHLQNIYSTGELSETSTCAKFAQVRQEGKRKVTREVLHYNLDALLSVGYRVNSKRGTQFRQWANGRFCNYSLTYSKSALWKIK; encoded by the coding sequence ATGAACGAAATCATCATATACCAAACCCCAGATAATCAAACACAGGTAGAAGTGCAGTTTGAAGGGGAAACTTTTTGGCTGAATCAATACCAACTGGCAGAATTGTTTCAAACAGACCGATCTTCCATTTTGAAGCATCTGCAAAATATTTATTCAACGGGTGAGTTGTCGGAAACTTCAACTTGTGCAAAATTTGCACAAGTTCGGCAAGAAGGAAAAAGAAAGGTAACCCGTGAGGTGCTGCATTATAATTTAGATGCCCTATTGTCTGTTGGCTATCGGGTGAACTCCAAACGTGGCACTCAATTCCGCCAGTGGGCTAATGGCAGGTTTTGTAATTATTCGCTAACTTATTCAAAATCAGCATTATGGAAAATCAAATAG
- a CDS encoding N-6 DNA methylase — translation MTAEQLKELEDNLWKAADKLRADSGLKASEYSTPILGLIFLRFASIRYNKVKAEIKAELEAQKDSRNQMQEQEIAILKCGFYLPPEAEYDYLLNLPEKDDIAKAIKKAMELIEYHKPELKDSLPKDEYFKLYTKDDRSLPKSLLKTFKDIPEDATGDVFGKVYEYFLGEFALAEGQGGGAFYTPTSVVKLMVEVIEPYKGTIYDPACGSGGMFVQSSEFVDKRRAELHDDDTKDLMVYGSEKDSETVKLARMNLAVNGLRGQVVQANAYYENPFDSYGKFDYVMANPPFNVDDVNYDRVKDDQRFNEYGIPKNKTKPNAKKQAAVNSVPNANYLWINLFATSLKDTGRAALVMANSASDARNSEAEIRQTLIKSGVIDCMLTLPKNMFYTVTLPATLWFFDKNKTSPPAPSPSGEGKAGKILFIDARNIFKQVTRSLREFTDEHIQNIATIVRLYRGETKRLKQLLAKYQQQANDFEKQAKAQQQEVDKIQTAKPTEEKELKRWEKQLEEAEKQYKALHDKQQYYLAQINWLNERFPNGVYEDVTGLCKAATLKEIEEQDYSLNPGRYVGVVIEEDGLTEEEFLAEMKERHVVLNGLNSKAKELEDLINQNLKSL, via the coding sequence ATGACAGCAGAACAACTTAAAGAACTTGAAGATAATTTGTGGAAAGCGGCCGACAAGCTCCGTGCAGACAGCGGACTGAAAGCCAGTGAATATTCAACGCCTATTTTGGGACTGATTTTTCTTCGTTTTGCTTCTATCCGGTACAACAAAGTGAAAGCGGAAATAAAAGCCGAATTAGAAGCACAAAAAGACAGCCGTAATCAAATGCAGGAACAGGAAATTGCCATCCTGAAATGTGGTTTTTATTTGCCCCCCGAAGCAGAGTATGACTATTTGCTGAACCTTCCAGAGAAAGACGACATTGCCAAAGCCATTAAAAAGGCAATGGAACTGATTGAGTATCATAAACCCGAACTGAAAGACAGCCTGCCCAAAGACGAATACTTTAAACTATACACCAAAGACGACCGCAGCCTGCCCAAGAGTTTACTGAAAACATTTAAAGACATTCCCGAAGATGCCACAGGCGATGTGTTCGGCAAAGTGTATGAATACTTTTTGGGTGAGTTTGCCCTTGCCGAAGGACAAGGCGGTGGGGCTTTCTACACGCCTACCAGTGTGGTGAAGCTGATGGTAGAAGTGATTGAACCTTACAAGGGAACCATATACGACCCTGCCTGCGGCAGTGGCGGTATGTTTGTGCAGAGCAGCGAATTTGTGGACAAACGCAGAGCCGAACTGCACGATGACGATACCAAAGACCTGATGGTGTATGGCAGCGAGAAAGACAGTGAAACTGTAAAACTGGCACGAATGAACTTAGCCGTAAACGGACTGCGCGGGCAGGTGGTGCAAGCCAATGCCTATTACGAAAATCCGTTTGACAGCTACGGCAAGTTTGACTACGTGATGGCTAATCCGCCCTTTAACGTGGACGATGTGAACTATGACCGTGTGAAAGACGACCAACGTTTTAACGAATACGGCATACCGAAAAACAAAACAAAACCCAACGCCAAAAAACAAGCAGCCGTAAACAGCGTGCCCAATGCCAACTACCTTTGGATAAACCTGTTTGCTACTTCGCTGAAAGACACCGGCAGAGCCGCTTTGGTAATGGCAAACAGTGCCAGCGATGCCCGCAACAGTGAAGCCGAAATACGCCAAACTTTGATTAAAAGCGGTGTGATTGACTGTATGCTTACTTTGCCCAAGAATATGTTTTACACCGTTACGCTGCCTGCTACTTTGTGGTTTTTTGACAAAAATAAGACCTCACCCCCTGCCCCCTCTCCTTCAGGAGAGGGGAAGGCAGGTAAAATATTATTTATTGATGCCCGTAACATATTTAAGCAGGTAACACGTTCGCTACGGGAGTTTACCGATGAACACATACAAAACATTGCCACCATTGTGCGGCTTTACCGTGGCGAAACCAAACGCCTGAAACAGCTATTGGCAAAATACCAACAGCAAGCCAATGATTTTGAGAAACAAGCCAAAGCACAACAGCAGGAAGTTGATAAAATACAAACGGCAAAGCCCACCGAAGAAAAAGAATTGAAGCGTTGGGAAAAACAATTAGAAGAAGCCGAAAAACAATACAAAGCACTACACGACAAACAGCAATATTACTTAGCACAAATAAACTGGCTGAACGAACGCTTCCCCAATGGGGTGTATGAAGATGTAACGGGATTATGCAAAGCCGCTACCCTTAAAGAAATTGAAGAGCAGGACTACAGCCTAAACCCGGGCAGATATGTGGGTGTAGTGATTGAAGAAGACGGGCTAACCGAAGAAGAGTTTTTAGCCGAAATGAAAGAAAGGCACGTTGTCTTGAATGGATTAAACAGCAAGGCAAAGGAGTTGGAAGATTTGATTAACCAAAATTTAAAGTCACTATAA
- a CDS encoding virulence protein RhuM/Fic/DOC family protein has protein sequence MENQIAIYTSAEGIEVSILLDSETVWATQRQMAELFQTTPQNITLHLKKIFSEGEISEEATCKEYLQVQKEGKRLIKRKQMVYNLDAILSVGYRVNSKRGTQFRQWATQRLKDYLVQGYALNQKRLEELGKMVELIEQSGKAENLQLQEAKGLLEILSHYTKSFVLLNQYDSHNLQTGKLNENITYELQYDEAKAAIAELKKQLIAKNEASELFGNEKDDGFKSSLQSIVQTFGGQYLYASIEEQAAHLLYFVIKNHSFSDGNKRIGAFLFVWFLEKNKHRFKKTGELKINDNGLTAIALLVAQSKPEEKELMVKLIINLIN, from the coding sequence ATGGAAAATCAAATAGCAATATACACCTCTGCTGAAGGAATAGAAGTTAGCATACTGCTGGATAGTGAAACTGTTTGGGCAACGCAAAGGCAAATGGCAGAACTGTTTCAAACTACTCCGCAGAACATTACCCTTCACTTAAAAAAAATATTTTCAGAAGGTGAGATTAGCGAAGAGGCAACTTGTAAGGAATATTTACAAGTTCAAAAAGAAGGGAAACGGCTCATAAAGCGTAAGCAAATGGTTTACAACCTCGATGCCATTCTGTCCGTAGGGTATAGGGTGAACTCCAAGCGAGGCACCCAATTCCGCCAATGGGCTACCCAACGGTTGAAAGATTATTTGGTGCAGGGCTATGCCCTCAACCAAAAGCGGTTGGAAGAGTTGGGTAAGATGGTGGAGTTAATTGAGCAATCGGGCAAAGCCGAAAACCTGCAATTGCAGGAAGCTAAAGGGCTGCTGGAAATTCTGAGCCATTACACCAAAAGTTTTGTCTTGCTTAACCAATACGACAGCCACAACCTGCAAACCGGCAAACTCAATGAAAACATCACTTACGAACTACAGTATGACGAAGCCAAGGCAGCCATTGCCGAACTGAAAAAGCAACTGATCGCCAAAAATGAAGCCTCCGAACTGTTTGGCAATGAAAAAGACGATGGTTTTAAAAGCTCGCTGCAAAGTATTGTGCAAACCTTTGGTGGGCAATACCTGTATGCCAGTATTGAAGAACAGGCAGCACACTTGCTGTATTTTGTCATCAAAAACCACTCTTTCAGTGATGGTAATAAACGCATCGGAGCATTTTTGTTTGTCTGGTTTTTAGAGAAAAACAAGCACCGTTTCAAAAAAACGGGCGAGCTGAAAATCAATGACAACGGGCTTACGGCAATCGCCCTGTTGGTAGCTCAAAGCAAACCGGAAGAGAAAGAACTGATGGTAAAGCTGATTATAAACCTCATCAATTAA